The proteins below come from a single Dinghuibacter silviterrae genomic window:
- a CDS encoding LacI family DNA-binding transcriptional regulator, with amino-acid sequence MNPRATIADIAKALNVTPATVSRALNDHPGISQETKKAVRKVAEKLQYKRNKIASSLRSGRSHMIGVIIPSAAINFFGEVVHGIEAMANTYGYTVLLYQSNELPDYERKGIEAFVSAGVDGVLASLAKGTVDFGHYLDLKRHNVPLVFFDRVNDELGIPSVVVDDFRGAYTATEHLIGQGYRRIGHIAGQQHLKIFKDRLAGYKAALEASGLPVEEKLIYQGDVSIESGRRAVRHFLELPERPDAIFAVEDYTALGAMKELKERKIQIPEEMGVVGFANEVFGEHISPGLSSIDQQPAQMGKEAFKLLLEMMEPRKEAVVALDQKRVTLAPIAFFRQSSARNGEGA; translated from the coding sequence TTGAATCCAAGAGCTACGATAGCGGATATAGCGAAGGCCCTGAATGTGACACCGGCTACGGTTTCGAGGGCGTTGAATGATCATCCGGGGATCAGCCAGGAGACGAAGAAGGCGGTGCGGAAGGTGGCTGAGAAGTTACAATACAAAAGAAACAAGATTGCATCTTCATTACGATCGGGGCGGAGCCACATGATCGGGGTGATCATTCCGAGCGCGGCGATCAACTTTTTTGGAGAGGTGGTGCATGGGATCGAAGCGATGGCGAATACGTATGGGTATACGGTCCTGTTGTATCAATCGAACGAACTGCCGGATTATGAGCGGAAGGGAATCGAGGCGTTTGTGAGTGCGGGGGTGGATGGAGTGTTGGCGTCCTTGGCGAAGGGGACGGTGGACTTTGGGCATTACCTGGATTTGAAAAGGCATAACGTACCGTTGGTGTTTTTTGACCGGGTGAATGATGAATTGGGGATACCGTCGGTGGTGGTGGATGACTTCAGGGGCGCGTATACGGCGACGGAACATTTGATCGGTCAGGGGTATCGCCGGATCGGGCACATCGCGGGGCAGCAACACCTGAAAATATTCAAGGACAGGTTGGCGGGATATAAGGCGGCGTTGGAGGCAAGTGGGCTTCCGGTTGAAGAAAAGCTGATTTACCAAGGTGATGTGTCGATAGAGTCGGGGAGAAGGGCGGTCCGGCACTTTTTGGAGCTGCCGGAACGGCCGGACGCGATCTTTGCGGTGGAGGATTATACGGCGCTGGGCGCAATGAAAGAATTGAAAGAAAGAAAGATCCAGATACCGGAGGAGATGGGGGTTGTGGGGTTCGCGAACGAGGTCTTCGGGGAGCACATTTCTCCGGGCTTGTCTTCGATCGACCAGCAGCCGGCGCAAATGGGGAAGGAGGCGTTTAAGCTGTTGCTGGAAATGATGGAGCC